One window of Kiloniellales bacterium genomic DNA carries:
- the ftsH gene encoding ATP-dependent zinc metalloprotease FtsH, with the protein MKADNKFQTWIILGLLLALALFAFRGGPAETLTEVSYSDFLAQVEAGQVQEVTIQGQGISGRYDDGESFRTFAPAGTDLVAPLREQGVRITAAPEAQPGLLGTLFFSLLPILLLIGFWLFMMRRMQGGGAGGVMSFAKSKARMLSPDQKRVTFEDVAGIDEAKQELEEIVDFLKDPQKFMRLGGQIPKGVLLVGPPGTGKTLLARAIAGEANVPFFTISGSDFVEMFVGVGASRVRDMFEQSRKNAPCIIFIDEIDAVGRSRGAGLGGGHDEREQTLNQLLVEMDGFEATEGVILIAATNRPDVLDPALLRPGRFDRQVVVPNPDVIGREQILKVHMRKVPLGPDVDARIIARGTPGFSGADLANLVNEAALLAARANRRLVTMADFEAAKDKVMMGAERRSMAMTEDEKRLTAYHEAGHALVGLLVPGNDPLHKVTIIPRGRALGVTMNLPERDRYSMSKSEIEARLAMMFGGRIAEELIFGRDNVTTGASNDIQQATDLARRMVTEWGMSDKLGRLRYSENEEQVFLGRSLAQSKSVSEATARLIDDEVRRIVEEAEDRAQRALEENMDALHAVSEALLFFETLSGDEVRRILAGEPLVRSDQSDEGPSSGRSAIPSTGKAGSTGHRPVFGAPQAQPQS; encoded by the coding sequence ATGAAAGCTGACAACAAGTTTCAGACCTGGATTATCCTTGGCCTCCTGCTGGCCTTGGCGCTTTTTGCCTTTCGTGGTGGGCCGGCGGAAACCTTGACCGAGGTCAGCTACTCCGACTTCCTGGCGCAGGTCGAGGCCGGCCAAGTCCAGGAGGTCACGATCCAAGGCCAGGGCATTTCGGGTCGCTACGACGACGGAGAGTCCTTTCGCACGTTCGCGCCGGCCGGCACCGATCTTGTCGCGCCGCTGCGCGAGCAGGGCGTCCGCATCACGGCTGCACCCGAAGCTCAGCCCGGTTTACTCGGTACCCTCTTCTTCTCGCTTTTGCCCATCCTGCTCCTGATCGGCTTCTGGCTGTTCATGATGCGACGCATGCAGGGTGGTGGCGCGGGCGGCGTCATGAGCTTCGCCAAGAGCAAGGCGCGCATGCTGTCGCCCGACCAGAAGCGCGTGACCTTCGAGGACGTGGCTGGGATCGACGAAGCGAAGCAGGAGCTCGAGGAAATCGTCGACTTCCTCAAGGACCCGCAGAAGTTCATGCGCCTCGGGGGCCAAATCCCCAAGGGCGTGCTGCTGGTCGGGCCTCCGGGGACGGGAAAGACCCTGCTGGCGCGCGCGATCGCCGGCGAAGCGAACGTGCCCTTCTTCACGATCTCGGGCTCCGATTTCGTCGAGATGTTCGTCGGGGTCGGAGCGTCGCGGGTCCGCGACATGTTCGAGCAGTCCAGAAAGAATGCGCCCTGCATCATCTTCATCGACGAGATCGATGCCGTCGGCCGCAGCCGCGGCGCTGGCCTCGGTGGCGGGCACGACGAGCGCGAGCAGACGCTCAACCAGCTGCTCGTCGAGATGGACGGCTTCGAGGCCACCGAGGGCGTCATCCTGATCGCGGCCACCAACCGGCCGGACGTTCTCGACCCGGCCCTGCTGCGGCCCGGCCGCTTCGACCGCCAGGTCGTCGTGCCCAATCCGGACGTGATCGGCCGCGAGCAGATCCTCAAGGTGCACATGCGGAAGGTGCCGCTCGGCCCGGACGTGGACGCCCGCATCATCGCGCGCGGCACGCCGGGGTTCTCGGGCGCCGACCTCGCCAACCTGGTCAACGAGGCCGCCTTGCTCGCCGCCCGGGCCAACCGCCGCCTGGTCACGATGGCCGACTTCGAGGCCGCGAAGGACAAGGTGATGATGGGTGCCGAGCGCCGGTCCATGGCGATGACGGAAGACGAGAAGCGCCTGACCGCCTACCACGAAGCGGGCCATGCGCTGGTCGGCCTTCTGGTGCCGGGCAACGATCCTCTGCACAAGGTGACGATCATCCCGCGCGGTCGGGCCCTGGGCGTGACCATGAACCTGCCGGAGCGCGATCGCTATTCGATGAGTAAGAGCGAGATCGAGGCGCGACTCGCCATGATGTTCGGCGGCCGGATCGCGGAGGAGCTGATCTTCGGCCGCGATAACGTCACCACGGGGGCCAGCAACGACATCCAGCAGGCGACCGACCTCGCGCGCCGCATGGTCACGGAGTGGGGCATGAGCGACAAGCTTGGCCGCCTTCGCTACAGCGAGAACGAAGAGCAGGTCTTCCTCGGGCGCTCGCTCGCGCAGAGCAAGAGCGTTTCCGAAGCGACGGCCCGTCTCATCGACGACGAAGTCCGGCGCATTGTCGAGGAGGCTGAAGACCGAGCCCAGCGGGCGCTGGAGGAGAACATGGACGCCCTCCATGCGGTATCCGAGGCTCTGTTGTTCTTCGAGACCCTCAGCGGTGATGAGGTCCGTCGAATTCTTGCAGGCGAGCCGCTGGTCCGCAGCGACCAGTCCGACGAAGGCCCGTCCTCCGGTCGCAGCGCCATTCCCTCTACCGGTAAGGCCGGATCAACAGGCCACCGCCCGGTTTTCGGAGCCCCGCAGGCGCAACCTCAGAGCTAG
- a CDS encoding DUF1127 domain-containing protein — translation MSELVAGRVRRSGIGTIFRAWAAHRRARKTYDELMALSDETLYDIGVSRADIWAVSQHCAGDVQRRQTTHA, via the coding sequence ATGAGCGAACTTGTGGCGGGCCGGGTTCGACGTTCCGGTATAGGAACGATTTTCAGGGCTTGGGCCGCCCACCGGCGGGCCCGCAAGACCTACGACGAACTCATGGCCCTCAGCGATGAGACCCTCTACGACATCGGTGTGAGCCGCGCCGACATCTGGGCCGTGTCTCAGCACTGCGCTGGCGACGTGCAGCGAAGGCAAACGACCCATGCCTAG
- a CDS encoding putative DNA modification/repair radical SAM protein — protein MARLDLKQKLAILSDAAKYDASCASSGGAKRDSRDGKGLGSNEGSGICHAYAPDGRCISLLKILMTNFCIYDCAYCVNRVSSNVPRARFSIDEVVRLTIEFYRRNYIEGLFLSSGIIRSPDATMSDMVRIAKRLREDEGFRGYIHLKTIPDAGPELIEEAGLHADRLSINVELPTDRSVNSYAPEKNPETIRATMADVRLRREMAKDRSHRGRRGKRFAPAGQSTQVIIGADGSSDATILGTSTRLYASYRLRRVYYSAFSPIPDASEKLPLIRPPLLREHRLYQADWLLRFYGFDLSEITAATVDGNLDLDIDPKLAWALAHRGRFPIDVNVAEREMLLRIPGFGVKTVNRILSTRRHRRVSYRDLRNMGASLKKAKPFIATSDWTPGALIDSENLRARFAPPPEQLGLL, from the coding sequence CCAAGCGCGACAGTCGCGACGGCAAGGGGCTTGGGTCGAACGAAGGCTCGGGCATCTGTCATGCCTACGCGCCGGACGGACGCTGCATCTCTCTGCTCAAGATCCTGATGACGAACTTCTGCATCTACGACTGCGCCTACTGCGTGAACCGCGTTTCGTCCAACGTGCCGCGGGCGCGCTTCTCCATAGACGAAGTCGTGCGGCTGACCATCGAGTTCTATCGGCGCAACTACATCGAGGGGCTGTTTCTGTCCTCCGGCATCATAAGGTCCCCCGATGCGACCATGTCCGATATGGTTCGCATCGCCAAACGCCTGCGGGAAGACGAGGGCTTTCGCGGATACATTCACCTCAAGACGATCCCCGACGCCGGCCCGGAGCTGATCGAGGAGGCGGGCCTCCATGCCGATCGCCTCTCGATCAACGTCGAGCTGCCGACCGACCGGAGCGTCAACTCCTACGCGCCCGAGAAGAACCCCGAGACGATCCGGGCGACGATGGCCGACGTGCGGCTGCGCAGGGAAATGGCCAAGGACCGCTCCCACAGGGGTCGACGCGGGAAGCGCTTCGCGCCTGCAGGCCAGTCTACCCAGGTGATCATCGGTGCGGATGGGTCCAGCGATGCGACCATTCTGGGCACCTCCACCCGGCTCTATGCGAGCTACAGGCTCAGGCGAGTCTACTACTCCGCCTTTTCTCCCATTCCGGACGCGTCGGAGAAGCTGCCGCTCATCAGGCCGCCGCTGCTGAGGGAGCACCGGCTTTATCAGGCCGACTGGCTGCTGCGGTTCTACGGCTTCGACCTCAGCGAAATCACCGCCGCCACGGTGGACGGCAACCTCGATCTCGACATCGACCCGAAGCTCGCTTGGGCGCTCGCTCACCGCGGCCGATTTCCGATCGACGTGAACGTCGCGGAGCGGGAGATGCTTCTGCGCATCCCCGGCTTTGGGGTGAAAACCGTGAATCGGATTCTCTCGACCCGCCGACATCGCAGGGTGAGCTACCGGGATTTGAGGAACATGGGCGCAAGCCTGAAGAAAGCGAAGCCTTTCATAGCGACGTCGGACTGGACGCCCGGCGCGCTGATCGACAGCGAGAACTTGCGCGCGCGCTTCGCGCCACCGCCGGAGCAACTGGGCCTGTTGTGA
- a CDS encoding peroxiredoxin has protein sequence MLTVGDSLPEFSVVGVKPGAMEPGDGSAFETITRDSFEGKWKVIYFYPKDFTFVCPTEITEFARLTEEFEERDCVVMGGSTDNEFCKLAWRRAHPDLARLNHWSFADTTGSLVDALGVRSEEGVALRATFLVDPHNTIQHVAVNNLNVGRNPTDTLRILDGLQTDELCPCNRPVGGETLQAA, from the coding sequence ATGCTCACTGTGGGTGACAGCCTGCCCGAGTTTTCCGTCGTTGGCGTGAAGCCGGGCGCGATGGAGCCGGGAGACGGAAGCGCTTTCGAGACCATTACCAGGGACAGCTTCGAAGGGAAGTGGAAGGTCATTTACTTCTATCCGAAGGACTTCACTTTCGTTTGTCCCACTGAAATCACCGAGTTCGCGCGGCTGACGGAAGAGTTCGAGGAGCGCGACTGTGTCGTGATGGGCGGCAGCACCGACAACGAGTTCTGCAAGCTGGCGTGGCGCCGCGCCCATCCGGACTTGGCCCGTCTCAACCACTGGTCCTTCGCAGATACGACGGGATCGCTGGTCGATGCGCTTGGAGTGCGATCCGAGGAGGGCGTCGCCCTTCGCGCCACCTTCTTGGTGGATCCGCACAACACGATTCAGCACGTCGCCGTGAACAACTTGAATGTGGGTCGCAATCCCACGGACACCTTGCGGATCCTCGACGGGCTTCAGACCGACGAGCTCTGCCCCTGCAATCGCCCCGTTGGCGGTGAGACCCTGCAGGCTGCCTGA
- a CDS encoding UdgX family uracil-DNA binding protein (This protein belongs to the uracil DNA glycosylase superfamily, members of which act in excision repair of DNA. However, it belongs more specifically to UdgX branch, whose founding member was found to bind uracil in DNA (where it does not belong), without cleaving it, appears to promote DNA repair by a pathway involving RecA, rather than base excision.) codes for MTLSIRLPAIGTAEAWRKAARACLAQGIRPENILWSYGEAAPDLFAQETLAPSGRARFKVSKSFIDLADSVVWHSDPERFARLYALLWEVKDRSVVMADRGHPGLSQLRVMERSVRRCQHKMKAFVRFREIGAADALRRSFAAWFEPSHHTVEPTAPFFARRFADMDWCIVTPDRTAVFEDGELRFDSGRQRPPLPEDAAEELWSTYFRNIFNPSRLKVKAMQSEMPKKYWGNLPEARLIPELIALAEARAVAMRTAAPTLPPRRAVRIKARPSPGDPAIEPADSWDALRHSAQSCTRCPLYRQATQVVMGEGPADADLMFVGEQPGDYEDLAGRPFVGPAGRLFDEACQAAGIERESVFVTNAVKHFKFTPRGKKRIHQRPSAGEISHCRWWLDLERKLVRPRLIVALGATAAEALTGRGQEILKRRGRIERADDGTPVLLTIHPSYLLRLPDRESKAVATESFRRDLLAAAAYLRRPFAGSVASA; via the coding sequence GTGACGCTTTCCATTCGACTGCCGGCAATCGGTACGGCCGAAGCCTGGCGCAAGGCCGCGCGCGCCTGCCTGGCGCAGGGCATCCGGCCCGAGAACATTCTTTGGAGCTACGGCGAAGCGGCGCCTGATCTTTTTGCCCAGGAGACCCTCGCTCCTTCCGGCAGAGCCAGGTTCAAGGTTTCGAAATCCTTCATTGATCTCGCCGACAGCGTCGTCTGGCACAGCGACCCGGAACGCTTCGCCCGTCTCTACGCCCTGCTTTGGGAGGTGAAGGACCGCTCGGTCGTCATGGCCGACCGGGGCCATCCGGGCCTGTCGCAGCTTCGCGTGATGGAAAGGTCGGTCCGCCGCTGCCAGCACAAAATGAAGGCCTTCGTCCGGTTCCGGGAAATCGGCGCGGCGGATGCCCTGCGCCGCAGCTTTGCGGCCTGGTTCGAGCCCTCGCATCACACGGTCGAGCCGACAGCGCCCTTCTTCGCGCGGCGCTTTGCCGACATGGACTGGTGCATCGTCACGCCCGACCGGACCGCAGTCTTCGAGGATGGCGAACTGAGGTTTGATTCAGGTCGACAGAGGCCGCCGCTGCCCGAGGACGCGGCCGAAGAACTCTGGTCGACCTATTTTCGGAACATCTTCAACCCGTCGCGGCTGAAGGTGAAGGCGATGCAAAGCGAGATGCCGAAGAAATACTGGGGCAATCTGCCCGAAGCCCGGCTGATTCCCGAACTGATCGCGCTGGCAGAAGCGCGTGCGGTGGCGATGCGGACGGCCGCGCCGACACTGCCGCCACGGCGCGCCGTCAGGATCAAGGCGCGGCCCTCGCCCGGCGATCCCGCAATCGAGCCGGCGGACAGCTGGGACGCCTTGCGGCACTCGGCACAGTCCTGCACCCGCTGTCCACTCTACCGCCAGGCCACACAGGTCGTCATGGGGGAGGGACCGGCCGATGCGGATCTGATGTTCGTCGGCGAACAGCCGGGGGACTACGAAGATCTTGCTGGCCGGCCCTTCGTCGGTCCAGCCGGACGGCTCTTCGACGAAGCCTGCCAGGCCGCCGGCATCGAACGCGAGAGCGTGTTCGTCACGAATGCGGTGAAGCACTTCAAGTTCACGCCGCGCGGCAAGAAGCGGATACATCAGCGGCCGAGCGCGGGCGAGATCTCTCATTGCAGATGGTGGCTGGACCTGGAGCGGAAACTCGTCCGGCCCCGTCTCATCGTCGCCTTGGGCGCGACGGCGGCCGAGGCACTGACCGGGCGCGGTCAGGAAATCCTCAAGCGCCGCGGCCGGATCGAGCGGGCCGACGACGGCACGCCGGTCCTCCTCACCATCCATCCGTCTTACCTGCTTCGACTGCCCGACCGCGAATCGAAAGCTGTGGCAACGGAAAGCTTCCGACGCGATCTCTTGGCCGCAGCCGCCTATCTCCGAAGGCCATTCGCGGGGTCTGTGGCGAGCGCTTGA
- a CDS encoding DNA-formamidopyrimidine glycosylase family protein — translation MPEGHTIHRAAREQCRLLGGQVLAVSSPQGRFTEGAARLDGRRCLIVEAYGKHLIYRFEGQEALHLHLGLFGRIRKRKLPLTEPRGAVRVRLVGTTHVVDVNGPNICEVLDEQAVASRLQRLGPDVLRPDADPERAFRRISRSRASIGRLILDQSVMAGIGNIYRTEILWRQAIHPETPGRAIDRIAFERIWRDAVELLEIGVRRNSIVTVANPPSGRGRFRERVNIFGKQTCPKCKGPIRRFELDARRAYVCEACQPVQT, via the coding sequence GTGCCTGAGGGTCACACCATCCACCGCGCCGCGCGGGAGCAATGCCGTCTGCTCGGCGGCCAGGTTCTCGCCGTCTCTTCGCCTCAGGGCCGCTTCACGGAAGGGGCCGCACGCCTCGACGGACGGCGCTGTCTCATCGTCGAGGCCTACGGCAAGCATCTGATCTATCGCTTTGAGGGGCAGGAAGCGCTCCACCTCCACCTTGGCCTTTTCGGTCGGATCCGGAAACGCAAGCTTCCCTTGACCGAGCCGCGCGGCGCCGTCCGGGTGCGGCTCGTAGGGACGACCCATGTGGTCGATGTCAACGGACCGAACATATGCGAGGTTCTGGACGAACAGGCTGTGGCATCACGCCTGCAACGCCTCGGACCCGACGTCTTGCGGCCGGATGCCGATCCGGAACGTGCCTTCCGTCGGATCTCCAGAAGCCGCGCATCGATTGGCCGCCTGATCCTGGATCAGTCGGTCATGGCCGGCATCGGCAACATCTACCGCACCGAGATCCTCTGGCGGCAGGCCATTCACCCCGAGACGCCCGGGCGGGCAATCGATCGCATCGCCTTCGAGCGGATCTGGAGGGACGCGGTCGAGCTGCTCGAGATCGGCGTCAGGCGAAACTCGATTGTAACGGTTGCCAACCCGCCATCCGGGCGTGGCCGGTTCCGCGAGCGCGTGAACATCTTCGGCAAACAGACCTGTCCGAAATGCAAGGGACCGATACGGCGTTTCGAGCTCGACGCGCGCCGTGCCTACGTCTGCGAGGCCTGTCAGCCTGTGCAGACCTGA
- a CDS encoding carboxymuconolactone decarboxylase family protein, giving the protein MSIEALRARLPDYAKDLKLNLSSLLREEVLTEQQLWGTLLASAIASRNVETLAAIESEAAQHLSADAIAASRAAAAIMSMNNVYYRFVHLATSGEYNTMPARLRMNVIANPGVERSDFELWSLAVSAINGCGLCIEAHEKELRKAGVGKEAIQTAVRLASVTHAVAVVLESEAQAPVARADAA; this is encoded by the coding sequence ATGTCGATTGAAGCACTGAGAGCCCGACTGCCGGACTATGCGAAGGATCTGAAGCTGAACCTGTCCAGCCTGCTGCGCGAGGAGGTCCTTACCGAGCAGCAACTCTGGGGCACCCTCCTCGCTTCGGCGATCGCGTCGCGCAACGTCGAAACCCTCGCGGCGATCGAGTCGGAAGCCGCTCAACATCTGTCGGCCGACGCGATCGCGGCGTCCCGGGCCGCCGCCGCCATCATGTCGATGAATAACGTTTATTACCGCTTCGTTCATCTCGCGACGTCCGGAGAGTACAACACCATGCCGGCGCGCTTGCGCATGAACGTGATCGCCAACCCCGGCGTCGAGAGGTCGGACTTCGAGCTGTGGTCCCTGGCCGTCTCGGCGATCAACGGTTGCGGCCTCTGTATCGAGGCGCACGAAAAGGAGCTCCGCAAGGCTGGCGTCGGCAAGGAGGCAATCCAGACGGCGGTCCGCTTGGCCTCGGTTACGCATGCCGTCGCGGTCGTCCTGGAGTCCGAGGCGCAGGCGCCTGTGGCTCGGGCGGATGCCGCTTAG